GCTTTTTcaaaggatcatcatcatcatcatcatcagccttgTTTGTGATCGTTTCCTCGCTGTTCAACGAAGTTTCCTCGGCTTCTACTTTTACAGGCCGTAGAtcgtttccagcagcagcagcagcggcaacagcggcagcagcagcagcagcagccgcttcctttcgcttttgcaaAATTCTACGCTCGATCTCTATCGCTTTTTGCCGACTATCGTTTATCATTGCACGTACTTCATCATTAATCTGCAAACGCAAGGAAAACCACCATTCAAGTGAAATCCTGCGATACACAGCTCAGAGCGCTGGACACTTACCAAAGGAGGTAGAATGGGAACACCATTAATTTTGAATGCGGAGACAAATTTTTTCTCCATCACTTTAGCAGCACACCGAAACCTAGGGAAGCAAATCAAAGGAACCAGCTTTAAAAAACGGTTGCTAGGACTGCGGCAAATCGTTGCCCTTGACGACGATGTcaacaacataaacaacacGCGCGCTGTCACCGGGCATCGACGCGTTTGGCGGGAAATGCCTATTCAAAGAAAGCGGAAGGGGTAGAAGGGGGTTGGCGAACCTTTTCGGTAAAATGTGAGGAACGGTTTCTACCTTAATAACGCAAACTACCGTTTCTTTTCAATTATGCCACTAGCAATGTATGACTATTTATTTACCAACAATATCAATCTGCCCCAGGATTAACgtacgaaaataaaaaaaggaaataaatgtTTTCTGGTTCCGTTCATTGGTTCAGATCGTTCCAAAGGAAACGTAAGACGGCTTATCGTTACGGGTGATGCTCCGAACCGGGTGTCTCGATGGCACGATGATAGTTCCGGTTATTTGTTTGTGTAGACTTTGTAGCATAACAAGAAAAGCATTTGCAGATGCAAGGAAAATACTCGACGAAAACACTGGGAGGAGCGAGCGGACACGAGCTCTCTGCTGGCCTGTTTTAGATACTTCCGCTGGCCTTCGTAACGAACTCAACGAGCGTACGCATCGGTCGACCCGTCATACCCTTAGCACCAGTGTAACTCTGATCACTGCAATCACCCATCACACCGGCAATATCGACGTGCAGCCAGGGAGTACCCTTCGGGACGAACTCCCGCAGGAACGCGGCTGCCGTACACGAACCGCCGCCCTTGCCTTTCCCGAGGTTGTTCAGATCGTACCCGCCATGGTCACACATCTGCTCGCTGTAATGCTTGAACAGCGGCATACGCCACACGCGATCACCCGTCTGCGAGCCCGCCTCGTGAATTACGTTCCACagtgcgttgttgttggagaaCACACCGGCCACGCAGTCTCCGAGTGCCACCTTGATCGCACCCGTTAACGTGGCAATGTCCAGAATGAACTTTGGCTCGAAGCTACAATACAATAAACGATTAGCTGCATGATCGTTCAActgcgaagaaagaaagattgAATCGAATCGGTACTTACGTTGAGGCGTAACACAATGCATCGGCCAACACAAGGCGACCCTCGGCATCGGTATTGTCGACGCAAATGCTCTTGCCATTCATAGCGTACACCACATCTCCCGGCTTGGTGGCCGTACCACTAGGCATGTTTTCGCACAACGGCACGAACCCCTTCACGTGTACCGGGGCCTTCAGTTGGGCGAGCGCCAGCAAGGTACCCACGACATTAGCCGCACCACCCATATCGGCCCGCATCTGGTCCATGTTGGCCGAAGGTTTCAAGCTGATGCCACCGGAATCGAAC
The sequence above is a segment of the Anopheles darlingi chromosome 2, idAnoDarlMG_H_01, whole genome shotgun sequence genome. Coding sequences within it:
- the LOC125959163 gene encoding cytosol aminopeptidase-like: MAHTCMCCGPVKAGQARIFWNLGQYPAVAVAGLGDASKWDELDEIDGVKENVRIAAAAGVRALAANKLPEIVLEDLEHPQQAAEGATLANYKFQSFKSADKRTSLPSVRFADDASGKEDWQRGVTIAEAQNFARVLMETPANHMTPTIFADTVRERLGAAGVEVLVHDEAWAKAKGMGSFLSVTNGSAEPARFLELTYKGSAKPDEPCVALVGKGITFDSGGISLKPSANMDQMRADMGGAANVVGTLLALAQLKAPVHVKGFVPLCENMPSGTATKPGDVVYAMNGKSICVDNTDAEGRLVLADALCYASTFEPKFILDIATLTGAIKVALGDCVAGVFSNNNALWNVIHEAGSQTGDRVWRMPLFKHYSEQMCDHGGYDLNNLGKGKGGGSCTAAAFLREFVPKGTPWLHVDIAGVMGDCSDQSYTGAKGMTGRPMRTLVEFVTKASGSI